Part of the Nicotiana sylvestris chromosome 5, ASM39365v2, whole genome shotgun sequence genome is shown below.
GCTGAAATTCTGAGCATCATATTAGGCCTAAAGCTGAAATGATGAATCTAACGCAAGATAAATATGTAAGGTTAGTTCAATCAGCCTCCTATACCAAGTAATGTGCAATAATTTTATGTTAGACTTTTTCTTTTTTGGCTTGTTAATAAATTATGAAGGAGAGTCTTGGCGCAACGGCAAGACTAATCGCCCTGTGACTAATAGGTCACATGTTTGGGCAGAGCAACCCGGTGCACAAGGCATCTCGCGTTCAcgcagggtccggggaagggttGCACCCTTGGGGTCTGATGTAGACagtctaccctaatgcaagcattagtggctgcttccactgttcgaactcgtgacctataggtcacacggagacaactttatcgttgctccaaggctcccgTTCAAATAGGTAACATGTTTAAATAGTAGAAATAGCCTTATACAGATATGCAATGAAACCAGTCTAATCCTTTTAAAGAGTTGTGTATAGCCAGAGCTTAGTGCGCCGAACTGTCATTTTTAGATGTAAATGTTACATTTCCCAATGGCTCTCCCAATATTTCATTAATATTTTTCCTGCTTTAAATTTTATAGGTTTGAGGACTGGAAGTCAGAACAGTCATCCTTCAACTCTGAGCATCAAAATTCTCCAAATAAGAAGCCATTTCATATCAGAAAACCATCATTTAGTTTGTTGATGAGTAACATTAGAAGAAGATTTGAGAGTGGTTCTGAAAGAATTAGTAGTTGGAGAAAATCAATACGCGTCCATCCTCTAACCGATAACCCAACAAAAGATCAATCTATCTCGTCAAAGAAACAAATTCTTGATCCTCAGGGTCAATTTGTTCAGCAATGGAACAAAATATTTGTATTGATTTGTACAATTGCAGTGTCATTGGATCCACTATTCTTCTACATACCTGTCATTGATAACAAAAACAAGTGCCTTGATTTGGACACGACGTTAAAGATCACTGCTTGCGTTCTACGTTCGATCACTGATCTTTTCTATATCTTTCATATTATCTTGCAATTTCGTACTGGCTTTATCGCTCCTTCTTCTCGAGTATTTGGAAGGGGTGAGTTGATTCAAGATTCCTCTGCTATAGCCAAGAGATATTTGAAATCTTATTTCATTGTTGATGTTTTAGCAGTCCTTCCACTTCCACAGGTTTGTGTCCTCAAAATCTTGTATTCTTAACGTTCTCTTAATATCATATTGGTAAAGTTACTGCCATGCGAACaggaggtcacgagttcgagccgtggaaacagcctcttgcagaaatgcaggataaGGTTGCATATAgtagacccttgtggtctggcTCTTCCTCGGATCCCGTGCATAgaaggagcttagtgcaccgggctgctgCCTTAATATTAACAAGTTAACCTTATTTTTGTTGCAGATTGTGATATTGATTATCAGTCCAAGTGTGAATAGCCCGATTTCTCTGGCGACGAAAGAAATATTGAAGATTGTCATTTTTGTCCAATATGTTCcaagaatttttagaatttatccATTGTATAAAGAAGTAACAAGAACTGCAGGCTTATTTACAGAAACAGCATGGGGTGGAGCTGCTTTCAACCTTTTCCTCTACATGTTAGCCAGTAATGTAAGTTACTTTTCAACCAAACAATTAATCAACATCACATAAACGATAGTTAGTTACATGTAACTATACGTAATAAGTGGAATTAATAACCTCGAGCAACCTAATACAGTCAAACATCTCTATAACAGttttgttgtttcgataagttttGCCTGCTATAGTGAAATGTTGTTATAGACGACATACTCTATAACACAACATAATAATCTGTTCCGAGAAaaacttggcttttatagtgaatggttGTTATATAGGGCTGCTTTTATAAAAAGGGCTAACTGTACAACACGTTAAGTTACACCGATAGTATAAATATTAGCTACATTGTCAACGTATATAAGTTATATTTCATCAGAACGCGAATGTGATATGGTTCTGAAAGATGAACTGGATATGGACAGTTGAAATAAGATTTCATTCTTGAACAAAAGTTCGTTTTAATAGGTGCAATTCTGTTATCTCAGGTAGTCGGAGCCTTCTGGTATTTGATCTCAGTAGAACGCCAAGATACATGTTGGCGCGACGCATGTAAGAAGATTGACTCATGTTCTTCAGACTACTTATACTGTGGAGGAAACAGAAACGGAAACGCTTTGCTTCTAAATTCTTCTTGCCCTCTCCTGAAATCAGAAGATATAAAAGATCCAAATGACTTTGATTTTGGTATATTTCTTGATGCTCTTCAGTTTCGGATAGTAGAAAAGCAAAATTTCTGGTCCAAACTCTTCTATTGCTTTTGGTGGGGGCTGAGAAACTTAAGGtctgtttcctttacttatttccatatacagtcaaatctctctataacagccttgtttgttccgaatatttttggatgttatagcgaagtgctgttataaagaacatataTCATAATATAACATGAAAATTGATTCCGAAAAAAGCctggcttttatagtgaaatgttgttatatagggatgttgttatagagaggtcttaCTGTATATGCATTTGGCCTTAGTTTTGCTTATGCAATTGTTAATGACATTTTGAGTATTCTTGTATTTAAGAAAATGTCTTGTTTTATATTTCAGTTCTCTTGGCCAAAACCTTAAGACAAGCACATTTGTTGGGGAGATTCTCTTTGCTGTATTCATTTCAATTATTGGGCTAATCTTGTTTTCCTTGCTTATTGGCAATATGCAGGTGAGCAACACTTACCCTTTATCAAACAATATTGAACAAGTGAATCTGTTTAGATTGAATTTTTGAATTGCATATGACCATTTATTTTGTTATACATTTTCATTTACAAAAAATCTGCCTTCAACTACTCTTATTTTCAAATTCCCACACCACATGAAATAAGATTTTCAGTGGCGACTTTTTGTGGCGACAAATCTAGCCTCCACTAAATGTTGTAATATATGTCGCTTATCTAAGCAGCGACCTATGAATTTAGTGGCCACAAATATGTGCTTTTGACCTACGAAAAATTATGTAATCACCTTATTAGACGACTTTGTGTCGCATAGAAATGACATCATGTAGCCACTCTAGAGGGTTGTTATTTAGGAATTAGCCAGTATGTCCCGAATTTCAGTTTTTCAGGATATTTTTGTTCTGAATTTCCctgaagttaagatttttagtttaaaatttcggGACAAAATAAATAGTGGCTAATCTCTAAATAGCATCCCTAAGAATGACTATCTATGCACTTGCCCCTTATGTGGCGACCAAACTAGTCGCCACTAAATGTTGTGATATATGTCGCCTTCCGAAAAAGCGACCTATGAAAAATCTATTTATGTATTCACCTTTTCACTAACAACTTTTTGTGGTGAATAAATTTAGTCGCCACAAAATGTTGTGAAATATGTCACACAGCTTTATTCCCTAGTGCCATTCCTCAAACTAGATAAAACTGAGACCTCTTAAAGATGACAACTTTGACATTTTAGAACTAAGTTCAAGTGATTTATTCGTGTTTGTTGTTTGATACAGAAATATTTGCAATCTATCACAGTTAGAGTAGAAGAGATGAGAGTGAGAAGGCGGGACGCAGAGCAATGGATGTCTCATCGGATGCTTCCTGATAATCTGAGAGGGCGTATTAGACGACATGAACAATACAAATGGCAAGAAACCAGAGGTGTTGAAGAAGATTTACTTATTCATAATCTTCCTAGAGATTTGAGAAGAGATTTAAAGCGCCATCTCTGTTGGTCTTTGGTCAAAAGAGTAAGTAATATAGCTACATTTATAATTTTTCCTGTCCAACTTTACTTGATTTTAATAGCTATTTCTGTTGTTTTTAACAAGAAAATAACATACTATTGGTACATATCATAAGTACCCTTAGAATTTGTAGCCTTAAATATGCCATGACATTTCTATACCCGTAAGAGTGTGTCATTAAGGTAAAATGGAAAGTTTCAAGTTAAAGAGTTCTAAACATAGAAATGTCTTGTCCTTCTTCtggaacagactaaaaaagaAAATAGTGGCATAAAATGGAACGGTGAGAGTATTAAATCTGAATGAAATCTTATTGAAGCACACTAAGTAttttcaatcaatcaatcaatcaattaACTATACATCAAGCTCAAACTAGTAGGGAACCACAACAAGTCTTAAAGGATAGCCCGGTGCACAAGGCATCCCGTGTTTACGCAGGGTCCAGGGAAGGGCTGCACCCCAAGGAGTGTGATGTAGATagtctaccctaatgcaagcattagtggttgCTTCCAcaactcgaacccgtgacctataggtcacacggagacaactttaccgttcctccaaggctccccttcgaGCACAGTAAGTCTTAAAAGGTAGCCTGGTGCACAAGGCATCCCGCGTTCACATAGGGTCCAGGGAAGGGCCACACCCTAAGGGGTGTGATATAGACAGCATactctaatgcaagcattagtggctgcttccacAACTCGAACTCATGACTCATAGTCACCCGTGTTCTAAGGCTCCCCTTCGACCACAACAAGTCTTGTAATATATAAAAACAAAAAGTTTGTTCTTTGTGTTTCCTCttatttttgcattgatttggtaATGCAGGTTCCAATATTCGATAAAATGGATGAACAGTTACTAGATGCAATGTGTGATCGACTTAAACCAGCACTCTACACAGAGAAGAGTTTCATAATCCGAGAAGGCGATCCAGTAGATGAAATGCTCTTTCTAATGAGAGGTACTCTATTAACTATGACAACAAATGGTGGAAGAACTGGTTTTTTCAACTCTGTATCACTAAAAGCTGGTGATTTCTGTGGAGAGGAGCTTCTTACTTGGGCTTTAGACCCTCATACTTCCTCTAGTCTTCCTATTTCAACAAGAACAGTTCAAGCTGAAACTGATATAGAAGCTTTTGCCCTCACTGCTGATGATCTCAAGTTTGTTGCCTCACAGTTTCGACGCCTTCATAGCAAACAGCTTCAACATAGTTTCAGGTATGTTGTTTTAGCCTTGTTCCATTTCATAACATGCTTCAATCCTGCTTTGTTTGCTTAAtacaacaacgacaacaacaacaacaaaaacccaATGTAATCCCactagtgaggtctggggagggtaaaaTATACGCAAACCTTACCTCTACCCGAAGAAGGTAGAGGGGTTGTTTCCTGAAGACCCTCGGTTCAAAAAAGATAGACAGAAAAAAGTAACAGCAAGCAACAACACCAGCAAATAAACATGCTTCAAAAGCATGATGCATAAGTTACTGGTATAAGTTTTGGTGGTTAATTCATATTTGGTCATCTAACTTTAAGCTTATTGTACCAAAGtcattaaaataatttttgtaagAAATAACTCAATTATGCCTATATCTGATGGAAAATTAAGGAAAAAGGCTAGAAAATGCTAAATCTGGATGAAAACACAAGTTGTCACATCAACAACTTACTTACATAACATCCATGTGGTGCCACTTAACAAAATAATAGCTTGTTTTCTGACCaactaaaaaacaaaaaaataaaaaccaCAATATGCCACATAACGAAAGACATAATATATATTAGGTTGGATCAGAAAAATGAGTTTTTTTTTAACTGGTACTACGTAGATAGTATGTAACATGAGTTGTTGACATGACTATAAGCCTACTTGAGTTTCTCACGACTAAATATAGCATTTCTTTTGGTACACATTTTATCTTCTATAACATATAACAACAGTTGAGCTATTGTTCTATTACAAAAGTTAAATTTTATGACTTTGAAACGCTAAGTTGAAAGTTGAGTGATCACCTGTGAAATTAACCAGACATAAGTTACTGGAGTATAAGTTTTGGAGGAAGCCATTAACACTTGTGTACTTGATTATTTCAGGTTTTACTCACAGCAATGGAGGACATGGGGTGCATGCTTTATACAAGTAGCATGGCGTCGACATTGTAGGAACAAGCTTGAGAAATCTTTAAGagaggaagaagatagattgCAGGCTGCGTTAGCAAAAGAGAGCACAAATGCACCAAGTCTTGGAGCTACCATTTATGCATCAAGATTTGCTGCTAATGCACTACGAGCCTTACGACGCAACCATACAACTGGGGCTAAATTATCTCCAACATTACCTCTACTGCTTCAGAAACCAGCTGAACCAAATTTCAGTGAGGAAAATCATTCATGAGTTGGGGAGCTAATATACTAGAAATGCTGGGAGATGTATCCATGACACGTCAATcgagtttttctcttttcttttttctttttttctttgtaaaGCAACTCCTTGAGTAGTACCTGGTGAAAGGATgcgcgggagcttagtgcaccaggcTGCCCTTATAGCTCCTTGAGCAGTACATATGCTATGCACCTTGATTAATTAGGATTCttgtatatataagcatgcatacaATTCTGTTTTGAACTAAggtttttttgaattcttattagTTTAGCCACTTAAATTTGAATTCTTAAGTCTACTTGGGCAAATCAACCAAAAGTTACAAACTCAGAATATAGTACTTGGAGCTGAATAAACATGTCAAAAGGTGTCTATTTGTGTGAGTTCTGCTGGACCTGGGGTATCGACGAGACACACTTGTGCCAAGTAGAGGTGTCCATTTGGTTACTGGCATAGTTAAGGTGACGTCTAACTGGATTTTAATGCCAACTTTAAGCTTATCTATCTATGTTTCGCCTTAAATATAAgacaaatcaaaagaaaataaggtctaaaatgaaacaaaaacatTTATTTAGGAATGACCAGACAAAAAGAAGAGGAACATAAATTAGGTGTTTACACATTGCTGCATCTGTTTAATTCATAGGATACCTATTATAATTGCATAATAGTTAAGAAAAGTAGCGCACCAGCTATAAGTAACGCGATAATTGACCATGAAGTGCTAAAATAAGTCCAGTAGCACTCTGCCATCGATGTTTTAGCTTTGCTGCTAACGTGGTTCTGAATATCTTTTATAACatcaacaagagtactgccatgAGAGACCACGTCATAAGTAGTAATATCTTGGAACAGTTTGGCTGCATCTTCGTCTGTTCCCAAATGGTTGCAGATTACTCCTTTTTCTCGTAGTTCTTTGACATCCTCTGAACATACTATCAGTGACttcataaaattcacataagatGTCACCTCATATCGAGTATTCGTGTTTGGGCTCATCTCATAAGCTATCATGTTTGCATAGATTACCTTGCTATAGATGTTCATATGTTCCGTTGGAAGATCGAGTTTTCCAAACAACTTGTAGGATTTGAATTTGATTCCATGGATATATGCCCTTCTGTTTGAGATCTCTAACTGATCGAAAGGGGTAGATATGACTCTTCGATTCCGTTCTGAAAAAATTAAACCCCAACATGTAAAGTAGAGAAATGGAAATAACTCGTGCTCAAGCTTTAGTAGCTATAGGAATGATAAGAATTATGCAAATACTAGCAAATTCAACAAGCTCAAGTTTTCAAGCAAATTATATCTAACGTATACTGCAAAAAGAGCATCCcaatgcactaagctcccgctatgcgcggggtccgggaaAAGACCGGATCACAAGGGTCTATTTTACGCAGGCTTACCTTATATTTCTGCAAGAGGCGGTTTCCGCGGCTCGAACCAGTGACCTCatggtcacatggcaacaactttaccagctACGCCAAAGCTCCCCTTCTTAACGTATACTCCAAAAAAGGCAGCCCGGTACACTAAGTTTTTGTTATGTGCGGGAACCAGGGAAAGGACGGATCGCAAGAGTCTATTATACGCAGCCTTACTTTGTATTTCTACAAGAGGCTATTTCCGTGACTCGAACCAATGACCTcttggtcacatggcagcaactttaccagttacgtcgAGATTCCTCTTCTTAACGTATACTCCAACTACTAGTAATTGCCAAAGAATTGAAATCTAACAAGTTCAACTTTTCAAGCTTTAGTTCTATTTGAATTATAAGAAATTCTTAAAATGCATGGGAAGCATAGTTGAAAGTTTTATCAACAACAACGAGAAGAAgcccagtgaaatcccacaagtggggtctggggagggtgaggtatacgcagaccttacccctacgtAATAAAGGTAGAGATGATGATTCCGAAAGACCCTCAgttcaaaagaaatgaaaatgaaGCAATAAACAGGCAGTAGCAACAACCAGGTAATTAGACAGCTGAAAGTTTTATCGCTACACCTTCAATTGATGGACTCGACTGTAAAAACCATATAAGGTACAGATAATGTGCAACTGTCCATAACAGTTAAATCGTTGTAAAAGAGAACACGAACTGCACATAATTTACCAAAATAAATTCTTACTTGAAATCCTTTTGCTCAAGTGTTTTTGATTGAATTGGTTTGGAGATGATGACATCCCGAAGAATTTCAAGAAGATGCATAGGCTGCTCATCCTCAGTACTATTTTTTTCCATCAGCCCCTAACTTTTGTTGGCTGATAATCACAAAACCAAAATTTCTTACAAAGAAATCCTTAACTTTTGGATAAAGTGTGAAGGATTCCATATAGCTCAAAAGAAAATTTGTATCGAGGAGCATCATACGCGCAAAATCAGGATCACTATAACAATCCGTCCAACCTTCAACCTAACAATGCCTGATATCATTGATAACTGCACAGAAGATGTTATCATAATAAGTTATGCGGGAATCGAACCCCCTCCGCTGCTGGCGGACAGATGTATAATGTACTAAATAAGGGGAGATCTGCTGTTTACTGCTCACGGAAACATCCGACCTATACTATAGTCAAGTCGTTCACCTATCTTTCTGATCTACTTTCCTTCTATTCATCAGATTTTAGGCTTTGACCCAGTGAAAAATGGGGCTCTTCCGGGAAAAGTCGCTTCCTTTTTTCGGGGACTTTTCCGCAACTCCTTATCACTATTTCGCTTTCTATAAAGCATAGTGTCAGTCTCCAGAGGGGTATAAAAGAATGAAAGGAATGTCTTCGATCTGGCTCTTGTTCCTATTACCGCTCTGCTAGCAGAGCAAATGAACATAAATCTTTCCGAATATCATGAATATCCTTCGCCCCTTATCTCCTtatcttcctatttataagtcaCAACTTACTTCGACGTTTCGATTTCCCATAGAATCTCCGGAGCTTTCTCAGAGATAGTTATGGACCGACTAAATGACTAGATTCTCCCGGAACGCGGTTTAGATAATTTCCATGGGCCAATAAGACGGTGTCTAAGATGGCAGCCAACTATCTTTCCGTAGGGATTATCATTTCCAGTCTGGCTCTCGAAGACTCAATATCAGAGGAAATTTTGACTACTCTAGGCTAGAGGACTTGACGGACCTCAACATGGGTGTGCTATAAAACTAGGAGAAGAACAGAACTAAACGGATCAATTCCTTTGACCGCTCGTTTCGAGCTTCCAAGCGATAAGCTTGTGCTTGTTTGGAGGGATCATCATAGATGATTAAAGTGTGTCGTTCACTCGGGCACCTCCATTTAGAAAGAAGGGTCGAAGGTTTTGGGCCTGTAGCTTTCCCCGTCCCCCCTTCGTCACAACTCGACAGCATGCGAGCAGTATAAGCCCTTCTCCTGCCTGGGAGGGCCACCTCTGAGAGTGAGACATTGTATTGTGTCTATGTAGCGATTGGACAGAAACGAAATAGGCTATGGACTTGGATCTACCAAATGATAAGAATGCCTCTGAGATTCAATCATAAACCATCCCCAGCCCCTTCTCATCAATGGACTCCTGACGTATACGAAAGAGTGCAGTTCGTTCGAGAAATTCCTACCACCAACAAGCAAAACGAGTTCTCATTCACGGATAACTAAGCTTTGACAAGGAGCAGTGATCTAAACCAAAGCACAAGCTTTGAAATAGAAAGAAAGATAGAAGTGCCATGGTGAAATGCAAGACAGAAAAGGGTGTTGGCAAAATCCAATACATAATGTCCCGAGGGGGCATTGTTGAATGAATTGACTTCGGTTTGATTTTCAGTCGCAAAATCCAAAATTCAGGCTTCATGCAGGCGAGTT
Proteins encoded:
- the LOC104227310 gene encoding cyclic nucleotide-gated ion channel 1-like — encoded protein: MMNLTQDKYVRFEDWKSEQSSFNSEHQNSPNKKPFHIRKPSFSLLMSNIRRRFESGSERISSWRKSIRVHPLTDNPTKDQSISSKKQILDPQGQFVQQWNKIFVLICTIAVSLDPLFFYIPVIDNKNKCLDLDTTLKITACVLRSITDLFYIFHIILQFRTGFIAPSSRVFGRGELIQDSSAIAKRYLKSYFIVDVLAVLPLPQIVILIISPSVNSPISLATKEILKIVIFVQYVPRIFRIYPLYKEVTRTAGLFTETAWGGAAFNLFLYMLASNVVGAFWYLISVERQDTCWRDACKKIDSCSSDYLYCGGNRNGNALLLNSSCPLLKSEDIKDPNDFDFGIFLDALQFRIVEKQNFWSKLFYCFWWGLRNLSSLGQNLKTSTFVGEILFAVFISIIGLILFSLLIGNMQKYLQSITVRVEEMRVRRRDAEQWMSHRMLPDNLRGRIRRHEQYKWQETRGVEEDLLIHNLPRDLRRDLKRHLCWSLVKRVPIFDKMDEQLLDAMCDRLKPALYTEKSFIIREGDPVDEMLFLMRGTLLTMTTNGGRTGFFNSVSLKAGDFCGEELLTWALDPHTSSSLPISTRTVQAETDIEAFALTADDLKFVASQFRRLHSKQLQHSFRFYSQQWRTWGACFIQVAWRRHCRNKLEKSLREEEDRLQAALAKESTNAPSLGATIYASRFAANALRALRRNHTTGAKLSPTLPLLLQKPAEPNFSEENHS